Below is a window of Bradyrhizobium sp. SZCCHNS1050 DNA.
GTCAGGTTCATGGCGTACACGATGGTGGCTGAGCGGGAGCAGCAGACAATCCGCAAGCAGCGCGAAAGCGCCCTCATCGTTCTCGCCAACGCACAGGTGATGGAGGCGGAAGGCTGGCAGGTCGTCATCACCGACGAGGACGGCAACAGCATGCCGCTCGCCGAGTTCGAAGCTGGCATCTCGCAGAAGTTTTCGTCCTGGTACAAGGCCAAGCAGCGGCCGGTGGTGCCCACCACCATTCCCGCCCCCAACCTGTTCGCGACGCCGGCCAATGACGACGCCGGGCCGGAGGCCGTCGTGGCGGCCGAACTCGCCGCCGAGCAGGTCGAGACGGCCGAGGTCCAGGAGGCACCTGTCCAGGAGATCGCCGAGGACGATTTCGAAACGGCCGAGACCGCCAACGCTGCGACGGCCGAGAAGGCCGAGCGCGAGGAGATCGCGCTCGACGCCGCCGAGATGGCCGACTGACGCTGCGGCCGCGCCGCAGCATCAGCGAGAGTCACTCGCCGCCTTCGTAGAACAGCTCCAGCGGCAGCCCGGCCTGGGCCTCGCCGATCCATTCCCGTGCAATGATGTTGGACGGCCCAGCGCGTGCATCGCGGCATGCAGGCGAAGACCATCCCCGGTCGTTTCGCGTGGCGCGGATCGAGCGTGCTTCGGCCTGTCGTCGCTTCCTCGCGCGATCAGCGTGCGCCGGGCGACTAACAAACATGTTCGCCCCGCGGCTCTCGGTCGAACAACGATCATCGGAACGAAGCGACCATCTGCCCGTCGGGCAAATCAAGGCGCATTTCCATCTCGCGGCGTCACCTCCAGGGCCTGAATCGGCAGCAACGGCGGTGCGCGCGGAAACGATTTTCCGCAGGCCCATCAAGCTGATTTGGCCTGTCCAGTCCCGCCGCCAAAAATATTCTGCTTTTCCTAAATCTAATTCAGTGCTTTTGTCGCGCCATCTCCCGCTCGCAGGAGGGGCGGTTCGCGGTCGTCACGGACGTGGAGCGGGAGGAGCGGTGGACGCGATGGCAGCGCAGCGCATCTTTGCGCCGACGAACGCTGACGTCGCGTACGGTCAAGTCGCGTGGTCCTGGCATCCCGACGCTGATGCCCCCACGGTGGCGCGCCCAAAGCGCGTTGTCGTGCACGGTGACCAGAACGCCCGGCGCACCGGGGAGCGCGCGAAGCAGCCGTTAAGATCATCGCGCGGGGAATGCCGGTTGCCCGGCTGAACCTGTGGTGACTGCCGCCTGCTTTTTTTCTGCAGGCGGGCCATGGGTTGCGGCCAGCATCCCGGCATTCCCCGCGCCCTCTGCTGTGCGGAGGGCAAGACGGATGGATCACTCGGGCGCATCAGCGCGGCGAGAACGCGAGGGCGTGCGTGAATGAGACTTCGCAGGACGGTGCTTCAAATCGCTCGGTGTCATTCCGGGGCGCGCGGAGCGCGAGCCCGGAATCCATACGCTGCAGCAGAACTGATGGAGCACGCTGGAGCGACACACCTGCCCGACACGCCCGCTCGTGGTTATGGATGCCGGGCTCGCGCATGCGCGCGCCCCGGCATGACGATGTTGAGAGACCGTGGCGCCACCCACCGCCGTCATGCCCCGCCCCCGGGTCTCGCCTTCGGCGAGCCCGAGGACAGGCTCCGGCGGGACATCCACTACGCCGCGGCCTCTCGATCAATGACGACTGCGGCGGCGTACTGGGTCGCCCGGTCCCGTCTTCGCCCGATGGGCTTCGACGCGGCAACGAGCGCCAGGGCGCGCCGCAGCTTTAGCGGAGGCGGCAAGCCGGGCGATGACACCGAATGTAAAGCAGGCATCAACACGAGCCAGAGGCCACGGGTGCCCTGGGGGATGATCCAGTCTCACAACAGCTTCGCGCTCACGAACAGCGTGCGCACGGCGTTGGTGGCCTGCACTGTCATGATAGCGTTGTCGGCCGCGGCCTGCAGGGCGGCCATGGCCTGGTCGTGCAGCGACTTGAACTCCATCCACTCGACGGCGTTGAGGCTGGTGAGGAACTGATGGGCCTGCCCGACCGTCGAAATCACGACCGGCTTGCCGTTCACCTTGATGTTGAAGGTAGTACGCAGACGCGTTTCCGAGTTTGCGGGATCAATCATGGGGACCTTCCGGAAGATGCGACGGGCGTCACCGCCGAGGTCGCGCCGAGGCCCAGCAACAAAACGTCACTCGGTCTTTTGCGCGGTCCGCGTCGGGGTGCCAGCCTCGAGCCCGACGACGACAACGAGTCGGTTGAACTCGCCGTCATCATACGCCTTCAGGAAGCGATCGTAATTCTTGATCGAGACGCAGCCGTTCGAATCACCCTCCGGACCCAGCATATAGGGGTGGGTCAGCAATCCGCTCCGGCCGAGCGTCGATCCTTCCACCACGTTCATGCGCAGGGCGCGAACGCCGTGAAACGGCTTTTCGCGCGGCTTCAGGTCATAGGTGGCGGGCGGGGTCGCGCCAACCATGCGCTGATTGACGTGCTCGGGGTCGTCGCGCAGGCTGCCCATGCCGGAATGGGCCTCGAGCCCGATGCCGGACGGCAGATACACCATCTTGGCCTTGATGTCGTATACGGCGGTCTTGTCATAGCCGAGCGCACCGAGATCGATTCCGGATCGGACGATGCCGCTATCCGGACCGAGCGAGGCGAACTTGGTCGGGCTCGGCAACAGGTCGGACAGCTTCTGCAGGATGGAGCGATCGTCGACGCGTCCGACCGCTTCAGGCGCACTGGCCGAAACCAGGCTGGTCGGCAGGTTGGCGACGGACGGGCGCGGGCGCGGCAGCGGCACGCCCGGTGCAGGCATCGTGACGGTATTGCCCTCCGTCAACATCGGCCGCCAATCGCTGTTGCTGGGGTCGCGAGCGCCCGGATCACGCGCTTCCATGCCCTTCACCAGCGCGGCCCGGGCATCGAGCAATTGGCGGTCGATCGCGCCGCGAAGGGCGAAACGGTCGAGCGCGCGAACCGCGTCTTTTTCCGAATAGGCCGTGGCCGAGGCGGAGGCCGGCGCGAAACGTGTTTCGAAGGTCATGGACGGCGCGGCGGCGGCCGGAATCGCCGCGCTCGCAAGCGACGTCTCATCGCTGTTGGCTCCGACCCACGCGGCCGCGCCCGCTGCGACCGCAAGTGCTGCAAGCACGAGTGCGATCGCTTCGGAGCGCCCGAAGCGGCCTTGCGACAACAGAACGTCTACGCTTGCTTCACTGGAAGCCATCACGTCCCCGATATACCCCCCTTTTCGGACCACCCGGGAAAGGTGACCGACCCCAAGGGGTACGATTCGACCCGTCATGACATAGGATGGCAAGAGTGCGGCATAATCTAGACAAACGCCAGCCCGGAGTGATCCGGCGTGAACCGACGCCCAAGCCTCGCACGGGCTGCGCCGCGACCGTCCCAGAAAGCCGATTATATCGATGAATCAGCCGGTTGGAGGAATGTATGAACGCCGAATGGGATGATCTCGGCCGATTTGCCGACGCACAGGATTCGATTTATTCGCGCGTGACCGCCGAACTTGCGGCCGGCGCCAAGCAAAGCCACTGGATGTGGTTCATCTTTCCCCAGGTCGAGGGGCTCGGCAGCTCCGCCATGGCGCAGCGCTACGCGATCCGCTCCCGCGCCGAGGCCGAGGCCTATCTGGCGCATCCCCTGCTCGGCCCGCGACTCGTCGAATGCACCCGACTGGTGCTCGCAGTGCAGGGCAAGTCGCTGCGCGACGTTCTGGGTGTTCCGGACGATGCCAAATTCCGCTCATGCATGACGCTGTTCGATTCGATCAGCCCGAACGGGATCTTCGCGCAGGCGCTCGATCGCTATTGCGACGGTGCGCGCGACCCGGCGACGCTCGCGTTTCTGCAGCACAGCACCGCATGAGCACACGGTTACCGCAGATGCGCATCTCGGCCTCATAGGGCTGACACGGTAATGAACCAACTCTGCCCTGCGGCCGGATTTCGGGTGACAAGCCCGAACAGGAAACTTGATCGCGCCAAGATTTGCGGGTCCCATCCGCCGCGTTGTTTGTCCCAAGGAGACACACTCATGAAGAAGTTTTTCCTGATTGCCGCGCTCGCGACCTTCGCCGCCGGATCTGCCTTCGCCCAAGACAGCTGCGAGACCAAGGCCGTCGGCAAGGACGGCAAGGCGCTCGCCGGCGCCGCCAAGACCTCGTTCATGAAGAAGTGCATGGCCGAGACGTGTGAGACCAAGGCGGTCGGCTCCGACGGCAAGAAGCTCGCCGGCGCGGCCAAGACCAGCTTCATGAAGAAGTGCGAGGCCGGCGGCTGACGCGCTGGCGGCTGACGACACTGACGCCCCGCCATGATGCTTGGCGGGGCAAAGCCATGCCGGCGGGCTCCATCGGCGCGAAGCGTATCGGCAAGCTACGACGCGGGCGGCGGGCGCCTCGATGTCGAACGGCTTGGTCAGCAGGGCGCAGCACGCCGCCATAGAGCTCGACCCAGCCCTCGGCCGGCACCATCTCGCGGACCTTCTGCCCGATCACGTTCTGGATGCCCGCATGCAGGGCGTAGGCCGGATTGGCTTCAACGTGGACGTAATCGCTCAGCGGGCCCTGCGGACCGTCGAAGAACTCGATGGGCGAGTGGTGGAGAGCTGAGGAGGACCGGCACACTGTTGAACCGAGGGGAACCCGCAGGACACCACTGCATGTCGCCCGCCCTGGCGGGCCCATGCGAGATCAACATGCTCACCGCATCCGCCCTACTCTGGACCCGTGTCGCCGCCGGCATCTTCGGCTTTCTCGCCCTCAATTCCGGCTACGGACTCTGGCTTCAGCGCAAGAAGACCAGCGGCGGCCGCGCCTGGCCGGTCGTCGAGGGCGAGATCGTGGCCTCGGCGGTGTCTGTCGCGGCGACGCATCGGTCGGCAGATGACACCGATGCCAAGCCTGACATTCGCTACCGCTACGAGGTGTCGGGCAAGAGCTACGAAGGTCGCCGCATCCGTTTCGGCAGCCCGAGCCGCGTCACGCGCCTGCAAGCCGACGAACTCACCGGCAAATATCCGCAAGGCGCGAAGGTCCGCGTTTTTTACGATCCGAAACGCCCCTCGCAATCAGTGCTCGAGCCTACCAATGCCAGAGGGACGGCGGCGCTTGTGGCGCTGTTCGTCGTGCTGTCGGCCGTGACCGCCGTGTTGGTGGCGCATTCGCTCGCCGGCAAGGTGCTCACGACCGAGGCTGGCGTGCCGCTGTTCGCCTTCCTGATGCCGTTCGCCCTGTTCGGCTTCGGAGCCGTCGCACTCGCCTCCTACTGGAAGCTGCGGCAGGAGCGCCTGGCGAGCCGCTCCTGGCCGACTACGCCGGGACGCATCACGCGCTCCGGCGTGACGATGGAGATCACACGACGTGAGGACGATCGCGGACGAGAAACGGAAGAGGAGCGCTTCCGGGTCACGATCGAATACAGCTACACGGTGGATGGTCGCTCTTTCCACAGCACGCATTGGAACTGGGGCTGGACCGCGCTGCATTCCGACAGGTCGAGCGCTGAAGCCGTCGCCGCCAAATACCCGGTCAACACCTACGTCGCCGTCTACTACGATCCGCTACAACCCGAGACGGCCGTGCTCGATCCCACAAACAAGAGCGGCGTGGCGGCGCCGCTCTGGGTCGGCATCTTCCTGATCGCGATCGGCGCGCTGTTCCTGTTCGTCTTCACCCACGTCCAGATGAGCTAGCCGGGGATGATGCGAACAAAGCGCAAGCAGAGCACGAACGACGAGTATGGCCGCGTCGTCAGCTGCGCAGGCCTGGCGCTTCGTGGCCGCTGCGGACGACATACTCGGTATAGCCGCCGCCATACTGATGGAGACCGTCAGGGGTCAGCTCGAGCACGCGGTTGGAGAGCGCGGCGAGGAAATGACGATCGTGCGAGACGAACAGCATGGTGCCCTCGAAGTTCGACAGGGCCGCGATCAGCATCTCCTTGGTCGCCATGTCCAGATGGTTGGTCGGCTCGTCCAGCACCAGGAAGTTCGGCGGATCGTAGAGCATCTTGGCCATCACGAGCCGCGCCTTCTCGCCCCCCGACAGCACCCGGCATCTTTTCTCGACGTCGTCGCCGGAGAAGCCGAAGCAGCCCGCCAGTGCCCGCAACGAGCCTTGACCGGCTTGCGGGAACGAATGCTCGAGCGACTCGAACACGGTCTCGTCGCCGTCCAGCAGGTCCATCGCATGCTGCGCGAAGTAGCCCATCTTGACGCTGCCGCCGATCGTCACCGAACCGTCATCGGGCTCCGCGCTACCGGCGACGAGCTTCAACAGGGTCGACTTGCCAGCGCCATTGACGCCCATCACGCACCAGCGCTCGCGGCGCCGGATCATGAAGTCCAGCCCGTCGTAGATGCGGCGGCTGCCGTAGCTCTTGGACACGCTCTTCAGCGCTACCACATCCTCGCCCGAGCGCGGCGCGGGCAAAAAGTCGAACGCCACGGTCTGGCGCCGCTTCGGCGGCTCGACCCGCTCGATCTTGTCGAGCTTCTTGACCCGGCTCTGCACCTGCGCCGCGTGCGAGGCCCGCGCCTTGAAACGCTCGATGAACTTGATCTCCTTGGCGAGCATCGCCTGCTGGCGCTCATATTGCGCCTGCTGCTGCTTCTCGTTCAACGCCCGCTGCTGCTCATAGAAATCGTAGTCGCCGGAATAGGTCGTGAGCTGGCCGGCGTCGATCTCGATCACCTTGTTGATGATGCGGTTGATGAATTCGCGGTCGTGCGAGGTCATCAGCAGCGCGCCCTCGTAGCCCTTGAGGAAATGCTCCAGCCAGATCAGGCTCTCGAGATCGAGATGGTTGGACGGCTCGTCGAGCAGCATCACGTCGGGACGCATCAGGAGGATGCGCGCCAGCGCGACGCGCATCTTCCAGCCGCCGGACAACAGGCCGACGTCCTTGTCCATCATCTCCTCGGAGAAGCCGAGGCCGGCCAGCGCCTCGCGGGCGCGGCTGTCGAGCGCGTAGCCGTCGAGCTCCTCGAACCGCGCCAGCACCTCGCCATAGCGCGCGATGATGTCGTCCATCTCGTCGGCGCGGTCCGGATCGGCCATGGCGGCCTCGAGCTCCTTGAGCTCGGCGGCGACCGACGACACCGGCCCGGCGCCGTCCATCACCTCCGCCACCGCGCTGCGGCCGGACATCTCACCGACATCCTGGTTGAAATAACCGATCGAGACGCCGCGATCGATCGAGACCTGCCCCTCGTCGGGCTGCTCGCGGCCTGAGATCATCCGGAACAGCGTCGTCTTGCCGGCCCCGTTGGGGCCGACCAAGCCGATCTTTTCGCCGCGCTGGAGCGCGGCGGAGGCTTCGATGAAGAGAATCTGGTGGCCGACTTGCTTGCTGACGTTATCGAGGCGGATCATGAGGGCTCAGGCGGTGGACAGGTTGCCGCCGCTCTTAGTCGATGCGCGGCGCCGGTGGAAGGCGCAATTTGGGCGCCCTCCCCGCACCGTCCGCCCCGCGCCGGTCAGCGGCCTGGAGGCCGAAAATCCTGGTTGCCGAACGGCTTGTCGGTCGGGATGCGGATCGCGACGTAGCCCCGATCCATGGTCGCGTGGCAGGCGTTGCATCCCGACGTCAGCTCGGTCACGGCGGAAGCGAAACGCTTGCCATCCTTGGCGGCGATGGCGTCCGAGATCGACTGGATCGGCTGGCCGAGCGTGGTGACATTGTTCACCGGCAGGCCCGAATAGAAGACCGCGGCGTCAGTCAGGCTCTGCCTCAACTGGGCGAGCTCATAGGACGCGAGATCCCAATTCTTGGACTGTCCCGCGAACCAGAGCTTCGCGTGTCTGACCTGAATCAGATTCATGATGTCGCCGAGCCGCGGCAGATATTGTTCTGCACTGGACTGCGACTGCCCTGCAGCCAGGGAGATGGCCGAACAGGCGATCAGAACGCCTGAAACCCACTTGCGATAGCTCATTCCATGCCCCGCTTCCAAACAAACCGCTACGGAAAGACATACCGCTGCGATCGAAACCGGACTTGCGATTGATCAAGGCCATGGCCGCCTCCGATCGTTCGAGCCCGCCAAACGAATGATCCGCCGAAGCGGCTGCTCCGGCGGATCATCATATCAGCCCCCGGCCCCGGGGTATTGTGGTCGGCGTCTTAGGCTGCGGCTTTCGCGCCGGTCGGAACCATCGCGATCGTCTTCAGGACCTGAGACGCGATCTGGTAGGGGTCGCCCTGGGAGTTCGGACGGCGGTCCTCCAGATAGCCCTTATAGGCGTTGTTCACGAAGGAATGCGGCACGCGAATCGAGGCGCCGCGGTCGGCCACACCCCAGCTGAAGGTGTCGATCGAGGCGGTCTCGTGCTTGCCGGTCAGGCGCATGTGGTTGTCCGGACCGTACACCGCGATGTGGTCGGCGCGAGCTTCCTTGAAGGCGTCCATCAGCTTCTCGAAATACTCCTTGCCGCCGACTTCGCGCATGTACTTGGTCGAGAAGTTGCAGTGCATGCCCGAGCCGTTCCAGTCGGTGTCGCCGAGCGGCTTGCAGTGGAACTCGATGTCGATGCCGTACTTTTCGGTCAGGCGCAGCATCAGGTAGCGGGCCATCCACATCTGGTCAGCAGCCGTGCGCGAGCCCTTGCCGAACACCTGGAATTCCCACTGGCCCTTCGCCACCTCGGCGTTGATGCCTTCGTGGTTGATGCCGGCCGCGAGGCAGAGGTCGAGATGCTCTTCGACGATCTTGCGGGCGACGTCGCCGACGTTCTTGAAGCCGACGCCCGTGTAGTACGGGCCCTGCGGCGCCGGATAGCCGTATTCCGGGAACCCGAGCGGACGGCCGTCCTTGTAGAAGAAGTACTCCTGCTCGAAGCCGAACCACGCGTCTGGATCGTCAAGGATGGTGGCGCGGGCGTTCGACGGATGCGGGGTCTTGCCGTCCGGCATCATCACTTCGCACATCACCAGCACACCGTTGGTGCGGGCGGCGTCGGGATACACGGCGACCGGCTTCAACACGCAGTCGGAGCTATGGCCTTCGGCCTGCATCGTCGACGAGCCGTCGAAGCCCCAAAGAGGCAGCTGTTCCAGGGTCGGAAAAGAGGAAAATTCCTTGATCTGTGTCTTGCCGCGCAAATTCGGCACCGGCTTGTAGCCGTCGAGCCAGATGTACTCGAGCTTGTATTTCGTCATTGAGCCTCTCTGTCTTATCGAAAGGTGGGAGCCCAGCAATCGAAGGCTCCCCGCTTACCCGGCCACGATCGGCCAGCGCACTCTTAAGCATGGAATGTGCCAAGTCCCGCGACGTCCCGTCGCATGGACGAAGACCCATCGGGGCGGAGCTGGCGACCGGTTCTGCACGTCAGGGGTGCGGCAAAGCAGCGCGACCGGGATTGCACGGAGCGCATGGCGGAGAGGAGAGCTTGTCGAAAACCCGCTTGATTCCTTGGCATTTGCGGCGACGCGCAAGAGAGGCCGAACAAGCCGTCAGCAGTTCCGGGACATTTTCGAAAAGAGTTGGACCTCTGTCCGCAACCTTTGGTCCAGCCCAAGTGTTGGTCAGATGAACATTGCTGCTGGGGGAGCACATGCAGCAATGCCTGCAAAACGCGCAACATGTGATTTCGTTTTGATCATGTTGCATTCCCTCCGGGCAGCACTGATATCGGCGCTGGTAACCACAACGGAACGAGTCGGGCGCAACCTGATGTGTGGCCGACGGAAGGAGAATGAGGAATGGGCACCAATGTGGACGAGGG
It encodes the following:
- a CDS encoding DUF2778 domain-containing protein; translation: MASSEASVDVLLSQGRFGRSEAIALVLAALAVAAGAAAWVGANSDETSLASAAIPAAAAPSMTFETRFAPASASATAYSEKDAVRALDRFALRGAIDRQLLDARAALVKGMEARDPGARDPSNSDWRPMLTEGNTVTMPAPGVPLPRPRPSVANLPTSLVSASAPEAVGRVDDRSILQKLSDLLPSPTKFASLGPDSGIVRSGIDLGALGYDKTAVYDIKAKMVYLPSGIGLEAHSGMGSLRDDPEHVNQRMVGATPPATYDLKPREKPFHGVRALRMNVVEGSTLGRSGLLTHPYMLGPEGDSNGCVSIKNYDRFLKAYDDGEFNRLVVVVGLEAGTPTRTAQKTE
- a CDS encoding ABC-F family ATP-binding cassette domain-containing protein; protein product: MIRLDNVSKQVGHQILFIEASAALQRGEKIGLVGPNGAGKTTLFRMISGREQPDEGQVSIDRGVSIGYFNQDVGEMSGRSAVAEVMDGAGPVSSVAAELKELEAAMADPDRADEMDDIIARYGEVLARFEELDGYALDSRAREALAGLGFSEEMMDKDVGLLSGGWKMRVALARILLMRPDVMLLDEPSNHLDLESLIWLEHFLKGYEGALLMTSHDREFINRIINKVIEIDAGQLTTYSGDYDFYEQQRALNEKQQQAQYERQQAMLAKEIKFIERFKARASHAAQVQSRVKKLDKIERVEPPKRRQTVAFDFLPAPRSGEDVVALKSVSKSYGSRRIYDGLDFMIRRRERWCVMGVNGAGKSTLLKLVAGSAEPDDGSVTIGGSVKMGYFAQHAMDLLDGDETVFESLEHSFPQAGQGSLRALAGCFGFSGDDVEKRCRVLSGGEKARLVMAKMLYDPPNFLVLDEPTNHLDMATKEMLIAALSNFEGTMLFVSHDRHFLAALSNRVLELTPDGLHQYGGGYTEYVVRSGHEAPGLRS
- a CDS encoding DUF1810 domain-containing protein — its product is MNAEWDDLGRFADAQDSIYSRVTAELAAGAKQSHWMWFIFPQVEGLGSSAMAQRYAIRSRAEAEAYLAHPLLGPRLVECTRLVLAVQGKSLRDVLGVPDDAKFRSCMTLFDSISPNGIFAQALDRYCDGARDPATLAFLQHSTA
- a CDS encoding DUF3592 domain-containing protein, whose amino-acid sequence is MLTASALLWTRVAAGIFGFLALNSGYGLWLQRKKTSGGRAWPVVEGEIVASAVSVAATHRSADDTDAKPDIRYRYEVSGKSYEGRRIRFGSPSRVTRLQADELTGKYPQGAKVRVFYDPKRPSQSVLEPTNARGTAALVALFVVLSAVTAVLVAHSLAGKVLTTEAGVPLFAFLMPFALFGFGAVALASYWKLRQERLASRSWPTTPGRITRSGVTMEITRREDDRGRETEEERFRVTIEYSYTVDGRSFHSTHWNWGWTALHSDRSSAEAVAAKYPVNTYVAVYYDPLQPETAVLDPTNKSGVAAPLWVGIFLIAIGALFLFVFTHVQMS
- a CDS encoding glutamine synthetase beta-grasp domain-containing protein, with protein sequence MTKYKLEYIWLDGYKPVPNLRGKTQIKEFSSFPTLEQLPLWGFDGSSTMQAEGHSSDCVLKPVAVYPDAARTNGVLVMCEVMMPDGKTPHPSNARATILDDPDAWFGFEQEYFFYKDGRPLGFPEYGYPAPQGPYYTGVGFKNVGDVARKIVEEHLDLCLAAGINHEGINAEVAKGQWEFQVFGKGSRTAADQMWMARYLMLRLTEKYGIDIEFHCKPLGDTDWNGSGMHCNFSTKYMREVGGKEYFEKLMDAFKEARADHIAVYGPDNHMRLTGKHETASIDTFSWGVADRGASIRVPHSFVNNAYKGYLEDRRPNSQGDPYQIASQVLKTIAMVPTGAKAAA